In Polyangia bacterium, the DNA window TGCAGCGGCTCGCCGCGGGCCAGGTTGCGGGCGGCCAGAAAATAATCCTGCACATCACCGTAAACGCCGCGCTCGCGCAGAACGTTGAGGTAGAGAAACGCCACGGCAAAAAAACCGATCGCTTCCAGCGCATTGCCCCGGTGCAAGCGCCCGCGCGCCAGCAGCAGGGCCAAAAGACCGCCCAGGCTCCAGGTCAGCGCCACGGCCAGCAAGGTGACGTTCAGATCGCTGAGCGGCCCGACCCGCAGCAGCTCGGCGGCGCCATGCCGGCCTTTGATCGCCACCAGCGCCGCGGCGGTCAGCACGGCCACGGCGGTGGTGGCGCTCCACACCAGCAACGGCTGACGAATCCGTGCACCGGCGGGGACGGTCACACGGTCACGGTCCGGTGGGCGCCGTCGCGTATTGCGCCAGGCTGGTATACGAACGATTGACGTAAGCGAACGCGGTCAGGTTGTTGGCGCCGGCCAGGATCACCAGCGCCACCACCGCGCCCAGCACCACCGGCCGCAGGCGCGTGAACGTCCCCATCGCCGCCAGCAGCAGCACCAGCGGCACGAAGTGTGCGGCGTAAAGAAACGTCTCGGTGCCGTAGACGAGATGCACGGCCACCTGCGCCATCAGCGCCACACCCAGCAAAAGGCGCAGCATCAGGTGTTCGCGCATGAACAAAGCCGACCCCACGCCGATCCCCAGCACCAAGATCCACAGCAGCGTCGCCGGCACCGCCAGTGGCCCGCCGGAGAACAGCGGCGAGCGTTGCACGGACAGCATCAGGCGGTTGGCCCACACCGGATGGTCGATGGCCTGCACCTTGGGCATCACCACGCTGTTCAAGAACACCGCCCGCGCCACCGGCAGCGGTCCGCCGGTGACCTTGGGCCGCATGTGCTTGGTTTGTTTTTCCACCACGCCGACCGGGTTGCGAAAGAACAGCGTCGCCGTCGGGCACAATTTCTTTTGCGCGCCGTAAAGGACGCCCACGCAGACCAGCGCGACGGCGGTGACACCGACGATCCTTCTGGGCGATCGGGTGGCCAGTGCACCGCACACGCCGATCAGCCAGTTGGTGATGGTGCCGGCGACGGTCAGCACACTGGCCAGGACCAATGCCAGGTTCTGCCGCCACGGCTTTTCACCCGGCGCCACCGGCTGCCAGCCGAGGACCACCATCAGCAATCCCAGCGAGACAGTGAGACCGCTGAAGCTGAAGGTCTCCGGGATGGGAAACCACAGCAGCGTGCCGGCGCTGACCAGCATCAGCAGCGCGAAGCAGGTGGCGTCCGTGACCAGACAACCGACGAAACGCAGCAGCAGGAAAAAACTGCTCACCGCCAGCCCGGCGAGAATCGACAGAAACAGGCGCACCGCCGGTAGCGGCGCCAGGCCCATCGCCGCCCGGATGATCGAAACCCCGGCCACCGCCGGCAGAGAGAACAACGGGTGCAAGGCGGTGGTACGCGCCTCGTCGCTGTGCCGGTCGGTCATGTTGTTGAAGATCCGTCCTGAATCGGCGTCCAGCCAGAAGTCGATCGTGTCTTCTTTTGAGATGTTGTCCGGGACCTGCACGGCCAGGTGAAAATTCAACCCGCCGGCGATCAGGGCCAGCAAGGCCACGATGATCACGTCGGCGCGCGAGGGGATTTTTGGGGCCTGCACCAGTTCTCTCCGTTCCTCCGGCGACGGCGCGCGAGAGGGGAAAGAACCCGCGCCTGGGCCCGTTTATAACACGGCCCTCCCGACGGGGAAGCGGGCCAGCGCGGACCGGGCGCGGATCAGCGCCGCCGGCGGCGCGCCATGACCAAGGCGCCAAGCCCGGCGACCAACAACGAAGATCCCGGCAGGCGGGGCGACGACGAGACCACGCACCCGCAGCCGCCGACCAAGGAATTTCCGCCTGTCTCCGCTGGCCCGCTGCCGCCGGTGGAGCCACCATTGCCCGAGCTGTCACCATTGCCCGAACTGGCACCGTTGCCCGAGCTGCCGGCGGTGCCCGTGCTGCCACCGCCAGTACCGATGGGCGCCACGCCACCTCCGGGCGGCGGTCCGCTGGACGGCACGTCGGTGTCTTCGGTGGCCTTGCAGCCGTCGGCCACCGTCGACACTTGAAACATCAGCGGGTGTCCGGCGAAGCCCGCGCCGGCCGTGATGCTGACCGCGCACTGATCGTCGGCGACGGTGGCGGTGACCTGCGACTTGCCGTCGCCATCTTCAGGCGCGTCGAAGACGACGTGGCGGCCCGACGACGCGCCGGGCACGGCGTAGCTCAAGGTGTCGGCGGCTTTTCCTTCCATTGCGCTGGACGCCACGACATAGCTTTGCTTTGACCCGCGATAGACGGCGGCGCCGACGATGCCGCCGTTGGCCTTGCCCGGATCGTACGCCGGATCGTTCATCGAGCTGACGGTGGCCTGCGCCTCGGTCGCCCCCAGGCCGTCCAGGACGTGAACGGCTACCGCCCAGGGTCCCGGCACTTTCAGGAGATATTCGTCGACCGGGATGCGCACGTTGCTGCACGTTCCGTCGAAACAGTTGTCGTCCATCCCCGGCTTTACGATGGAAGGCGTTGCTCCCGACAGGAACACCGGGTGGATGGCCAGCGTCGAGGTGCCGACGGTCCCGGTCACAGCGGCGCCGTCGATCTTCAGCGTGCCCGCGGTGTTGGTGTGAAAGCTGACGTACATGTTGTGGGCGGCGTCGGCGGTGTGGACGCGATCGATGACGACGACCTCGCCTTCAGGCAGGAAGACCCATTCGCGGTGGGCGTAGGGAATGTCGCTGGGCGTGCTGGAGAAAGCGAACGCCTGGGCAAAGTCTCCGCGCGCCGCATAGACGCCGCTGTTTGTGCCGCGGGCCCAGGCAAGTTCGGCCTTGCTCCACGGCGTCTGGCTGGGCGCGTAGGTGCCTTTCACGGCGGGCGAATCGGCGGTCAGCGCGTTGGTCGGCAGCGTGCTGCGACAGCCATACCCCGACGGATCGACGACCAGGTGGTCGCCGCCATGCGTGAAGACAAAGTTCGAGGCGTCAAAGTGATGATGATCCGAGTTCACCTGCGGCGCTGAATCGAACGCGCCCCAGAACGCGTCCTGATCCCAACTCGAGCGGACGTACAGCGTCCGCGTCCCGCGCGCCAGGTACCACAACGGCGGCGCTGGCGTCTGCATGGCGTAGCTTTGCGGGGCGGTCGTGCGTAGCTCGGCCAGCACGTCGCCGATGTACGGGGTCTTGCTGGCCTTGTCCAGCTTCTGCGCCACCTGCATCGACTTGGCCCACGCCGCTGCTTGCTCGCTGGACGGCCCGGCCAGCACCGCCCCGACGATGCCGGAGTTCGGCGGCGCGTAGATGTTGTCACCGTTCTCGAAGTCGCCGCCGGGCAGATGGCCGTCCAGATGCGGGACTGTGCCGTAGGTGTAACGAAGGATCAGACTGTTGGTCCAGGCGTCCATTTCGGGCAGGACGGCGCCGTTTTCTTCCATCGCCCGCGTGGCCAGCGCGTATTCGAACACGCTCAGCGGGCCGTACTGCCAGCCCTCGCCCCAGTCGCCGCCCAACATGACGCCGGCGGCGGTGCCGGCGCCGGTGGTGCCGCCGGCGAGACCCTTTCCGATCAGCAATCCCGCAAAGAGATCGGTGTTGGTCTCGGTCCACAGTCGGTCAGCGTCGGCGCCGCCTTCACCGCCGAGGGCGATCGCCATCAACGTCTTGCCCAGCACGAAGCCGGCGTTGTAGTTCGAGCCCGCTTCCTCGTGGTGGTAGCCGTACTTCGTATAGTAGTCGGCCCAGTTCTGCATGCACGTCCGTGTCTGCGCCTTCAACGCGTCCGAAACGCCGGGTGCGCTGAACAGCCAGTCATAAGTCAGCGCGACGTACGGTCCGTACCAGCGCATCGGATAGCCGGTGTCGTGGGTGACGGTGATGATCACCTTGGGCGGGCTGCCCGTCATTCCCTTGCTCGCCCAGTCCTGCCAGTTGGTGTCGACGCCGGCCACGCAGCCAAGCTTGTCGCCCAGGTTCTGATCGTCCTCCAGCGAGGCGGTCCAGTATTTGATCGACTGGGTCAGGTACTCGGGCTTCTTCGTCGTCAGGTAGCCGAGGGCGCATTCCATGGCAGCATGGGGCCAGGTGTTGGCGTCGGCGCCGCCGCGGGGCGCGTAGCTCTTGGCGTTGTCGATGGTGTCTTGGCAACCAGCCACAAGGTTTGCCGCCGCCGTGCCCGCCATCTGCGCGTTCGCAGTGACGGCATCCAGGGTCTTGGCGTTCAGGAACAAACGGGGGTGCGAACCAGATGGGGTGGGCGGGACATCGGCGCGCGCGACGCGAACCCCGCCGACCATCGCTGCCGCCACAATGATGAACGCCCAACGACCTCGGAAAGAAACCTTCATGCGGACCGCCTCCTGCTGCGACTGCCCGGAAAAGCCCCGGGCTAGAGTAACTGACACGACTGACTGGGACCAAGCGCCAAAGTAAAGGCGCCTACCATTTGCGGTATTTGAACATACGGCCGTGGTGCGAGAACAACTGGTGGCCATAGTTGGTAAGTAGCCGTCTCAGGAGCTCTCAGTTCTCGCTGGCAGCAAGGAACAACACGGATTTCAACTATGCCGAATCCCTGTTTCTGGTCTGCCGTCTACGGTATTGTCGCGCACATGTGGCGGCGTAGGAATGACTCGGATGGGAGCGTAAGAATGAAGTCATCAAGCGTGATGGGTAACGCTCGATGGGCAAGGAAATTCGCACTCATTTTTTCATCGGCTGCTGCGCTCATTGGCTGTAGCGGTGAAGACAAGAGAGCCGACTTCGACAGTGCTCACCGTTCGCTATCGACTATCAGCTACACGATGGCCGGCGACGAGCTGCGCACGGGCTGGTACTCGGATCAGACGACGCTGGTCCCTGGCATCATCGGAAACGGCGGCTTCGGACAGATCTTCTCGGCGGTGGTCGACGGTCAGGTTTATGCCCAGCCTCTGGTTTCTGGGAACACTGTACTCATCGTCACCGAGACAAACCACGTCTATGGAATCGACGCCGGCAGCGGCGCGATCAATTGGACGCGGGCCCTTGGCAATGCCTTCGCCTCGACGGACATCGGCTGTCCCGATCTGGCACCCAGCATCGGCATCAGCGGCACGCCGGTCATCGACCAGGCCACCAATGCCGCTTACTTTTTCTCCAAGGCGTACGTCAGTGGAACCTCGGGCGCGGTGACCTGGACCGCCCACGCCGTCGATGTGGCCACCGGCAACGAACGCGCCGGTTTTCCCGTCGCCATCGCTGGCACGGCGGCGAACGATCCCGCGTCGACGTTCACCCCGCGCTCGCAAGCCCAGCGCACCGGTTTGCTGCTGCTCGACGGCGTCGTCTATGCCGGCTTCGGCAGCCACTGCGATCTGGCGCCGTGGTCTGGTTGGGTGGTCGGCGTTTCCACCGCCGGTGTCCTCAAGACCATGTGGACCACCAGCATCGGCGGCGGCATCTGGCAGGCTGGATCGGCGCTCGTCTCCGATGGTGACGGGCAGATCTTGTTCGCCACCGGCAATGGCAATTCGTCGTCGGGGACCATCCCCGGCAAGACGCCGCCCAAGACGTTGGGCGAGTCGATTGTGCGGCTGACCGTGCAGGCTGACGGAAGCCTCAAGCCGGCCGACTTCTTCTCGCCCTACGACGCTCAGGGACTGGACGGCTGGGACGCCGACTTTGGTGCTGGCGGCCCTGTCGGTCTGCCGGCGGGGACCTTCGGCACCACCCAGTATCCGCACCTGATGGTGGCCGCCGGCAAGGAGGGTTACGTCTACTTGCTCGACCGCGACAACCTGGGCGGCATCGGCAACGGTCCCAGCGCATCGGACGCGGTGGTCAGCCGTATCGGCCCGAACGGCGGCGTGTGGTCCCGGGCAGCGGTTTGGCCCGGCGACGGCGGCCTGCTGTTCATCCCCACCGCGTCGGGCGGCGGCGACTCGGTGGGCAGCTCCGGCTTCCTGCGCGTCTATCAATATGGCGTCGACGGCACCGGCAAACCATCGCTGAGTCTGAAGGGCACGTCGTCCGATCGTTTCGGCTACACCACCAGCGCGCCCATCGTCACCTCGAACGGAACGCAGTCGGGCACGGCGCTGGTGTGGATCATCTGGGCGCCCGGTTCTGACGGCACCGGCGCGCAGCTTCGCGCGTACGATCCGCTTCCGGTCAACGGCGTGCCGCAGCTGCGCTTCAGCGCGCCCATCGGCACCTCGGCTAAGTTCGTTCCGCCGGGCGTGGGGGCCGGTCGTCTCTACATCGGCACGCGCGACGGGCACGTACTCGGCTTCGGAACGCCCACGCCGGCGCCGCTGACCGGCTCGGGCACCGATTTCGGGACCGTGCTGCTGGGTCAATCGGCGACCGCCACGCTGACCGTGACCGCGACGGCGGCGGTGACAGTCACCAGCGTCAGCAGCGGCAGCGGCGTGTTCGCCGTCCAGCCGACCGCGCCGGCGCTGCCGGCCGCTTTATCGACGGGCGGCAAGTTGAGCATTCCGATCATCTTCACGCCGACTGTCACCGGTATGGTGGCGGGGACCATCTCGCTGGCCACGTCGGGCGGCGCCTTCCCGTTGTCGGTGGCCGGTCGCGGCGTCTCGCCGTTGCCCGCGCTGACCACGACACCGGCGATGCTCAGCTTGGGTGGCACGCAGCCGGGCGGGCACCTGTCCGGGGCGGTCAGCCTGTCGAACACGGGCGGTACGGCGTTGACCATCAATTCCATCAGCCCGCCGGGCGCGCCTTTCGGCATCAGCGGAGCGCCGGCAGTGGGTTCGACGCTGGCGTCGGGCGCGCAGGTGATCATGACGGTCACGTTTGATCCGCAGGCGCTGGGCACGTTCAATGGCACGCTGGCGGTGACGTCGACCGGTGGCAACGTCACCATTCCGTTGACCGGCCTGTGCGCGCCGGCCGGCCACCTGACCATCACCCCACCCAGCCTGGACTTCGGCACCGTCGGTGTGGGCGCCACCAAAGCCCTGCAGTTCACCATCACCAACGACGGCGGCGGTCCGGTGAACATTCTCAAGTCCAAGCCGCCCGCCCTGGGCGTGTTCGTCGCTAACTCGGCGCTGGCCGAAGGCACCACGATGGCGGCGGGCGCCTCGTTGACCGAGACCATCACCTATTCGCCGACGCAAGCCGGGGCGCAGTCGGATTCGTGGACTATCAACGGTGACGACACCGGCGGCCTGCACATGGTCGCCTTCACCGGCGCCGCCGGCGCCGATCTGACAGCGGTGGGAACGCCGATCGCCCTCATCATGAGCCCCACCGGCGGCAGCAACCATAACCTGTCGGTCATTCACGACGGCATCTTCCCAGCGCAAGGCTCGACCGACGTCACCGTCGAGTACGACACTTACAACGGCGATTCCGTTCGCGCCGAAGATTGGCTCGGCTATCAGTTTGGCGGCCTGCAGACCTTCGGCGCTGTCACGTTCCAGGGCGGCGTGCAGTTCTTCGACGGCGGCTGGTTCGTGTCGATGAAGTTGCAGGTGCGCCAGAACGGCGTCTGGACGGACGTACCCGGCTTGACTGTCACGCCGGCCTACCCGGGCAACGACGGCGTCAGCTACCGGACCTTCCAGCTCGGCTTTCCCGCCGTGGTGGGCGACGCCATCCGCGTCGACGGCGTGCCGGGCGGCCGCGCGCATTTCATCTCCTGCGGCGAGCTGCGCGTCTACGGCGCCTCCGGGGGAACCGGCGGCGCGCCGCTGCCCCCGGTGGCCAACGCAGGCGTGCACCAGGCGGTGGCGTCGAGCGCGGCGGTGACCTTGAACGGCACCGGCTCGGTGTCGCCGAGCGGGGCTCCGCTGACCTACGTCTGGACGCAGACCGCCGGTCCGACGGTGGCGCTGTCCAGCGCGACGGTGGCGAGCCCGACGTTTGTCGCTCCGAGCGCCCTGACCGCGGCGACCGATCTGACCTTCAGCCTGACGGTCAACGACGGCACCAGCAACAGTGCGGCGTCGACGGTGACGGTCAGCGATCTCGGCACCGACGCCACCGCCAGCGCCACCGCCATCGCGCTCATCACCAGCCCCACCGGCGGCGGCAACCACAGCCTGGCCGTGATCAGTGACGGCGTCCTTCCGCCGGTCGGCGGCACCGACAGCAGCCAGCAGTACGACACGTACACCGGCGATACCGGTCGCACCGAGGATTGGATTGGCTACCAGTTCGCCGCCGCGCAGACCTTCTCGGCGTTGGTGTTCCAGGGCGGCAAGCAGTTCAGCGACGGCGGCTGGTTCACCAGCGTCAAGGTGCAGGCGCGCCAGGCGGGCGTCTGGAAGGACGTCATCGGCGCGATCTTCACGCCCTCTTACGCCGGCAACGACGGCGTCAACTTCAAGTCCTATCAGATCACCTTCCCGGGCCTGAGCGCCGACGCTATCCGCATCGACGGGGCGCCAGGCGGCACCGCGCACTTCGTCTCTGTCGGAGAGCTGCGCGCTTACGTCGTGGCCAGCGGCACGGGCGGCGGCGGGACCGGTGGCACCGGCGGCGGCACCGGCGGGATGGGCGGAACGATGCCGCCCCCACCCCCGGTTCCGCCGGTTGCCAGCGCGGCGGCGCCGGTGCAGGTGGCAAGCGGTGCGGTCGTCACCATGGACGGCTCGGCGTCGACCGCCCCCAGCGGCAAACCGCTGACCTACGCCTGGACGCAGACCGCCGGTCCGGCGGTAACCTTGAGCAGCGCCACCGCCGTGGCGCCGACCTTCACCGCGCCGGTGGTCACCGGCCCGGCCAGCCTGACCTTCGGCCTCACTGTCAGCGATGGCACGTCAACCAGCGCGGCAGCGACTGCCACGGTGGTCGTGCTCGGCAGCGACATCACGGCTGGCGCGACGCCGATCGCGCTTGTCACCGCGCCGGCGGGCGGGAGCAACCACAACCTGGGCGTTATCCAGGACGGCGTCTTCCCGCCGCAGAACTCGACGGATCTCACGCAGAACTACGACACCTGGACCGGCGATCCGTCACGCACGGAGGATTGGGTCGGCTACCAGTTCGCCTCGGCGCAGACCTTCTCGGCGCTGCTGTTCGAAAACGGCCAGTTGTTCAGCGACGGTGGTTGGTTCTCGTCGATAAAGGTTCAGGTGCGCCAGTCCGGCGTGTGGACGGACGTCGCGGGTGCGGCCTTCACCCCGGCCTACGCCGGCAACGACGGCGTGAGCTTCCGCATCTACCGCATCGTCTTCCCGGCCGTCACCGGCGACGCCATTCGCGTGGACGGCGCGCCCGGCGGCGCTTCAGCCTTCATCTCAGTGGCCGAGCTGCGGGTCTATAACGGCGGAGGCGGCGGCACCGGCGGCACGACGCCACCACCGACGCCCTCGCCACCGGTCGCGGTGGCTACCGCGCCGGCTATGGCTGCCAGTGGCGCGGCGGTCACGCTGGATGGCTCCGGGTCGACTGCGTCGGCGGGCATGACGTTGACCTATGCCTGGACCCAAACTGCCGGGCCGGCGGTCACGCTCAGCAGTGCCAGCGTCGCCAAGCCGACGTTCACCGCACCCACGGTCACCACCGCCTCGAACCTGACTTTCAGTTTGATCGTCAACGACGGCACGCTGCCCAGCGCGGCAGCGACGGCGACCGTACAGGTGGCGGCCACTGTTACCGGCAGCGCGGACATCACGGCCAGCGGGCAGATCATCGCGCTTATCACCAAGCCCACCGGCGGTGGCAATCACAATCTCGAGGTCATTCGCGACGGCGTCTTTCCGCCGCTGAACTCGACCAACAACAGCCAGCAATACGACACGTACACCGGCGACACGAATCGCAAGGAAGACTGGATCGGTTATCAGTACTCGAGCGCGCAGAAGTTTGCCTCGATCACTTTCCAGGGCGGCGTCATGTTCTTCGACGGCGGCTGGTTCACCTCTTGGAAGCTGCAAGTGCGGCAGGACGGCGTCTGGGTAACGGTTCCCGGCGTCGTCAGCAGCCCGGCGTACGCCGGCAATGACGGCGTCAGCTACCGCACCTACCAGATGTCGTTCCCACCCATCACCGGCGATGGCATCCGCATCGACGGCGCGCCCGGCGGGCGTTCGCGCTTTATTTCGGTGGGTGAGATGCGGGTCTTCCGCGCGCCATAACGGGCAGTCGTCGCAGGCCCCGGCGACGGCTATTTCTTCTTCTTGTTGTTTTGAACCGGCGCCGGCGCGGGCCGGCCCGGGCCGGGCACCGCCGAGCTGGGGGCCGGCCGGGCGCCCATTGCCGAACCGGCGGCGCCGCCCATCGCGCCCGGTGTGCCGAAATGTGAAGCGCCGCTGGCCGGCGCCGGCGCCCCACGATACGGCACGGCGCCGGTCGCGTTGGGCGAGGCTCGCCACGTGTTGCCGTTCGCTGTTGCGGGCGCGGGCATCGGCGCCGGCTTTGTTGCGCCGGCGCCACCGCGCCACGCATTTGGTGTCGAGGTCGGCGCCGGTGCGGCGGCCGGTGCGGCGTTACTGCCGCGCCAAGCGTTCGACGGGGGAGTCGGTGTGCTGGCCGCGGGCGCTGACGCCGGCGCGCCGCCGTGCCGACCGGTGGCGGGTGCCGCCGCAGGCGCTGGTGCCGGCGGCGACGAGCCGCGCCAGGCATTGTTCGCCGCCGGCGCGGGCGCGGTCGCGGGACCGCCGCGCCAGCCATTGTTCGCCGGTGCGGGCGCCGTCGCCGGTGGGCCGCCGCGCCAGGCGTTGTTCGCCGCCGGCGCGGGACTGCCGCGCCAGCCGCTATTGTTCGGCGGCGGCGTCGACGGGACGCCTCGCCAGTTGGACGCCGGCGGTCGGCCGCGCATGCCGCCATATGAATAGTCGTGGTAGCCGCGGTGATCGTCCCAGTAGGCGCGGTGATAAACCCAGCGGCCGTCCACCATCACATACCGAGGCTGAACGTAGACGTATCCCGCGCGCGGCGGCGACCAAAACCCGTTGATCCAGTACCAGTCGGCTCCGTTCCAGTCCCAGTATCCGTCGACCCACGAGTAGTCCCACGACGGCTGTGGCGGGCGGTATTCAACGATGGGCGCGGGCGGCGCCATCGTCGGATAGGCGGTGGTGTATTCGGGCGCCGGCGGAGGTGGGGCCTGCTCGACGACGGGCGATGGGGGCGGGGGAACGTCGTCGACCACCACGGGACGCGCGCGAACCACACAGCCGGAAGCCAGCGTTGCCACCACGGGAACAGCCAGCCAGAGGGGACGGTGCATGAGGGAACTCCTTTGGTTCTTCGACGAAGAACCGTACCCATGAATTCAAAGCCGAGCAAGGAACGCCCCTCCAGCGGACGCGCCGCTTCTTGACCCGCACCCCGGGCGCGTCTAAACAACCGAGAGACATGGAGACCGTCTTTTCGGGCATTCAGCCGTCGGGCGAGCTGCACCTGGGAAATTATCTCGGCGCCGTTCGCACCTGGATCGACCTGCAAAGCCGGTTTCGCTGCTACTACGCCATCGTCGACTACCACGCCATCACCCAGCCCTACGAACCGGGCGAGATGCAGCGGCGCATCCGTGAGATGGCCATCGATCTGCTGGCTTGCGGGATCGATCCCGATCGCGCCACGTTGTTCGTGCAGTCGGCGGTCCCCGAGCACACCGAGCTTGCCTGGGCGCTGGCCGCCGTCACGCCGCACGGCGAGCTCGGCCGCATGACCCAGTTCAAGGACAAATCGGAACATCACCCTGACAACATCAACGCCGGCATCTTCATGTACCCGGTGTTGCAGGCGGCGGACATCCTGCTTTACCGCGCCACCCGCGTTCCCGTCGGCGAGGACCAGCGCCAGCACCTGGAGCTGGCGCGCGAGATCGTGCGTCGGTTCAATGCGCGCTTCGGCGACACCTTCGCCGAGCCGCAGGCGTTGTTCTCCACCACGCCAAAGATCCTGGGCCTGGACGGCCAGGCGAAAATGTCCAAGAGCCTCGGCAACACCATCAGCCTGCGGGAAGCCGACGCGCAGATCTGGGACAAGCTGCGCACAGCGGCCACCGACCCGGCGCGCGTGCGTCGTACGGATCCCGGCGATCCCGACAAGTGCAACGTCTTCACGCTGCACAAATTTTTCTCCGACGCCGCTCAGCAAGAGGTGGTGCGGGTCGGCTGCACCACCGCCGGCATCGGCTGCATCGACTGCAAGAAGATGCTCTTTGCCGGAATCAAGGACGACATCGGTCGCATCCAGGCCCGCGCCGCCGAGCTGCGCGCCAAGTCGGGCCAGGTCGACGAGATCCTGGCCGCCGGCGCCGCCCGCGCGCGCGTGCTGGCCAAAGACACCATCGCCGTCGTCCGCGATCGCCTGGGCCTGGGCGCGCCCGCCGCGTGAGAGCGCTGGCCGCTGCCCTCGCGCTGGCCGTTTTCGCTGGCGGGGCCGCCTGTTCTTCACGCGACGACGGCAGCTCGCCCGAGTCGGCGGTGCAGGCGCTGATCGCCTCGGCGCGGGCCGGCGATCGCCTGGCGGTCTATCAGCGCCTGGGCCCGCGCACGCGCAGCCGCATCGAAGAACAGCTGGCCAGCACCCGCAAAACCGGCGGCACGCGCATGCTGCGCCCCGAAGATCTGGTCACCGTCGGCTGGGTCCCGCCCGCCTGGGAGGCCGCCGGCACTCGCCTTTCTCGTCGAGAAAACGACGAAGCCGAGGTCGAGGTCTACTCCGCCGCCGGCGACCGCCAGACCGTCCACGTCGTGCGCGAGGGCAAGACCTGGCACGTCGAGCTTCCGCTGCGCTGAACCTTCGGGCTACCGCCGCTCGCGGACTTCGGTCTGCTCGACCAGTTCCATGTCGGCGTCTTCGAGCTCGATGATCACTTCGCCGAAGTCGGCGAGGCGCATGTTGGGGTCAGTGTCGCGGAAGCTGTCGCGGCTGCGGGCGCGGCGGTCGCCCACC includes these proteins:
- a CDS encoding MYXO-CTERM sorting domain-containing protein, producing the protein MKVSFRGRWAFIIVAAAMVGGVRVARADVPPTPSGSHPRLFLNAKTLDAVTANAQMAGTAAANLVAGCQDTIDNAKSYAPRGGADANTWPHAAMECALGYLTTKKPEYLTQSIKYWTASLEDDQNLGDKLGCVAGVDTNWQDWASKGMTGSPPKVIITVTHDTGYPMRWYGPYVALTYDWLFSAPGVSDALKAQTRTCMQNWADYYTKYGYHHEEAGSNYNAGFVLGKTLMAIALGGEGGADADRLWTETNTDLFAGLLIGKGLAGGTTGAGTAAGVMLGGDWGEGWQYGPLSVFEYALATRAMEENGAVLPEMDAWTNSLILRYTYGTVPHLDGHLPGGDFENGDNIYAPPNSGIVGAVLAGPSSEQAAAWAKSMQVAQKLDKASKTPYIGDVLAELRTTAPQSYAMQTPAPPLWYLARGTRTLYVRSSWDQDAFWGAFDSAPQVNSDHHHFDASNFVFTHGGDHLVVDPSGYGCRSTLPTNALTADSPAVKGTYAPSQTPWSKAELAWARGTNSGVYAARGDFAQAFAFSSTPSDIPYAHREWVFLPEGEVVVIDRVHTADAAHNMYVSFHTNTAGTLKIDGAAVTGTVGTSTLAIHPVFLSGATPSIVKPGMDDNCFDGTCSNVRIPVDEYLLKVPGPWAVAVHVLDGLGATEAQATVSSMNDPAYDPGKANGGIVGAAVYRGSKQSYVVASSAMEGKAADTLSYAVPGASSGRHVVFDAPEDGDGKSQVTATVADDQCAVSITAGAGFAGHPLMFQVSTVADGCKATEDTDVPSSGPPPGGGVAPIGTGGGSTGTAGSSGNGASSGNGDSSGNGGSTGGSGPAETGGNSLVGGCGCVVSSSPRLPGSSLLVAGLGALVMARRRRR
- a CDS encoding choice-of-anchor D domain-containing protein, which codes for MAGDELRTGWYSDQTTLVPGIIGNGGFGQIFSAVVDGQVYAQPLVSGNTVLIVTETNHVYGIDAGSGAINWTRALGNAFASTDIGCPDLAPSIGISGTPVIDQATNAAYFFSKAYVSGTSGAVTWTAHAVDVATGNERAGFPVAIAGTAANDPASTFTPRSQAQRTGLLLLDGVVYAGFGSHCDLAPWSGWVVGVSTAGVLKTMWTTSIGGGIWQAGSALVSDGDGQILFATGNGNSSSGTIPGKTPPKTLGESIVRLTVQADGSLKPADFFSPYDAQGLDGWDADFGAGGPVGLPAGTFGTTQYPHLMVAAGKEGYVYLLDRDNLGGIGNGPSASDAVVSRIGPNGGVWSRAAVWPGDGGLLFIPTASGGGDSVGSSGFLRVYQYGVDGTGKPSLSLKGTSSDRFGYTTSAPIVTSNGTQSGTALVWIIWAPGSDGTGAQLRAYDPLPVNGVPQLRFSAPIGTSAKFVPPGVGAGRLYIGTRDGHVLGFGTPTPAPLTGSGTDFGTVLLGQSATATLTVTATAAVTVTSVSSGSGVFAVQPTAPALPAALSTGGKLSIPIIFTPTVTGMVAGTISLATSGGAFPLSVAGRGVSPLPALTTTPAMLSLGGTQPGGHLSGAVSLSNTGGTALTINSISPPGAPFGISGAPAVGSTLASGAQVIMTVTFDPQALGTFNGTLAVTSTGGNVTIPLTGLCAPAGHLTITPPSLDFGTVGVGATKALQFTITNDGGGPVNILKSKPPALGVFVANSALAEGTTMAAGASLTETITYSPTQAGAQSDSWTINGDDTGGLHMVAFTGAAGADLTAVGTPIALIMSPTGGSNHNLSVIHDGIFPAQGSTDVTVEYDTYNGDSVRAEDWLGYQFGGLQTFGAVTFQGGVQFFDGGWFVSMKLQVRQNGVWTDVPGLTVTPAYPGNDGVSYRTFQLGFPAVVGDAIRVDGVPGGRAHFISCGELRVYGASGGTGGAPLPPVANAGVHQAVASSAAVTLNGTGSVSPSGAPLTYVWTQTAGPTVALSSATVASPTFVAPSALTAATDLTFSLTVNDGTSNSAASTVTVSDLGTDATASATAIALITSPTGGGNHSLAVISDGVLPPVGGTDSSQQYDTYTGDTGRTEDWIGYQFAAAQTFSALVFQGGKQFSDGGWFTSVKVQARQAGVWKDVIGAIFTPSYAGNDGVNFKSYQITFPGLSADAIRIDGAPGGTAHFVSVGELRAYVVASGTGGGGTGGTGGGTGGMGGTMPPPPPVPPVASAAAPVQVASGAVVTMDGSASTAPSGKPLTYAWTQTAGPAVTLSSATAVAPTFTAPVVTGPASLTFGLTVSDGTSTSAAATATVVVLGSDITAGATPIALVTAPAGGSNHNLGVIQDGVFPPQNSTDLTQNYDTWTGDPSRTEDWVGYQFASAQTFSALLFENGQLFSDGGWFSSIKVQVRQSGVWTDVAGAAFTPAYAGNDGVSFRIYRIVFPAVTGDAIRVDGAPGGASAFISVAELRVYNGGGGGTGGTTPPPTPSPPVAVATAPAMAASGAAVTLDGSGSTASAGMTLTYAWTQTAGPAVTLSSASVAKPTFTAPTVTTASNLTFSLIVNDGTLPSAAATATVQVAATVTGSADITASGQIIALITKPTGGGNHNLEVIRDGVFPPLNSTNNSQQYDTYTGDTNRKEDWIGYQYSSAQKFASITFQGGVMFFDGGWFTSWKLQVRQDGVWVTVPGVVSSPAYAGNDGVSYRTYQMSFPPITGDGIRIDGAPGGRSRFISVGEMRVFRAP
- the trpS gene encoding tryptophan--tRNA ligase yields the protein METVFSGIQPSGELHLGNYLGAVRTWIDLQSRFRCYYAIVDYHAITQPYEPGEMQRRIREMAIDLLACGIDPDRATLFVQSAVPEHTELAWALAAVTPHGELGRMTQFKDKSEHHPDNINAGIFMYPVLQAADILLYRATRVPVGEDQRQHLELAREIVRRFNARFGDTFAEPQALFSTTPKILGLDGQAKMSKSLGNTISLREADAQIWDKLRTAATDPARVRRTDPGDPDKCNVFTLHKFFSDAAQQEVVRVGCTTAGIGCIDCKKMLFAGIKDDIGRIQARAAELRAKSGQVDEILAAGAARARVLAKDTIAVVRDRLGLGAPAA